A window of the Parabacteroides merdae ATCC 43184 genome harbors these coding sequences:
- a CDS encoding TonB-dependent receptor: MNNVSIEEVLNKIEENSEFHFIYNNELVNVDRKVNVKFDNETIESILKKVFKSTNVEYKVNEKQIILRPKEMDIVAKVQQEQKTVKGVVSDQFGPIAGANVSIQGTTVGTITDMDGNFTIEVPENATLQISFIGYNTCFVKVAGQSNLNVTLTEDTQKLDEVVVIGYGTQKKMNLTGSVATISADNIATIPVSNISNAMAGRMPGIFSYNKSGMPGVSSPITIRGVNTPNNTNPTYVIDGVVREKADFDALDPNTIENISVLKDAASAAVYGSRASNGVIVVSTKRGKNQKPQFSYSGLFGTDRPTRTPEVMNAYDRTVYLNNQFMYNGIPETDSRYYTADEQEYFKTHSTNWFDLAWKNPFTTQHNLSVNGGSERINYFMSAGYYSQSGTFNNLDFTRYSFRSNVDAKVADNFTIGLDVDGNMSDQRTPYWPHDSDKDLMNDMYRALLNFPTTEPAYINGKPNATIYNWNILEAINNGHVSKKHNTLNTKLSAKWEIPWVEGLTANAMFNYRRYYENEKQVGKEYTLYIHETSGGHNHIIRDDAPVVGTRTRTENGNFVRKDFNETSAYTLNLQLNYNRTFGKHDIGAMFLYEQYEEWGDMFWAQRKQLLSSSLEQLFAGSADSQWKDADGHESEIGRIGYVGRVNYGFDNRYLLEANFRYDSSVKWIPGKRWGFFPSVSAGWRVTEENFFKQNEKLNFISNLKLRASYGTLGNDGGDDVAYYQYLSKFTTGTNAVFGSGATGILPGVYPSKGITWETTTTADVGFDLGLWNGLLSLEFDYFHKKTSDILMDRKRTIPGTFGATLPKENYAEMVNQGCEFMLRHDNKIGNFTYYVSGNFSFARNHYTYIDESANAYEWEIKTGRPINFITGYIADGIARTDEDLAGLPLYNGGFEWSKGDIILKDIHGAGGVGGPDGVVDGNDQAVLSLYSKDPEIIYGISLGGEWKGIDFTAFFQGVGHRSIMFPNRGDTWTEQTVLNIWSDAYSPDNTDGKYPRVGGTGSKGANGQASSFWLMNGNYFRCKNIELGYTLPKQWVNSIGVDRCRVYVSGTNLFVFDHIGIYDPENSGDRGAYQYPLTKSFNFGINVSF; encoded by the coding sequence ATGAACAACGTTTCGATAGAAGAGGTATTGAACAAAATAGAGGAAAACTCTGAATTCCATTTTATTTATAACAATGAACTGGTAAATGTAGACAGAAAAGTCAATGTAAAATTCGACAATGAGACAATCGAATCCATCCTAAAGAAAGTTTTCAAATCCACCAATGTCGAGTACAAGGTAAATGAGAAACAAATTATCCTTCGTCCGAAAGAGATGGATATCGTTGCCAAGGTCCAACAAGAGCAGAAAACCGTTAAAGGTGTTGTTTCCGACCAATTTGGTCCTATCGCCGGAGCAAACGTTTCAATCCAGGGAACGACCGTCGGGACCATTACTGATATGGACGGAAACTTCACGATCGAAGTTCCTGAAAACGCGACTTTACAAATTTCGTTTATCGGTTACAATACTTGTTTTGTGAAAGTTGCAGGACAAAGCAACCTGAATGTCACACTGACGGAAGATACACAAAAGCTGGATGAAGTGGTCGTGATCGGTTACGGTACGCAAAAGAAAATGAACCTGACCGGTTCGGTCGCCACTATTTCGGCAGATAACATTGCGACAATCCCAGTTTCCAATATCTCCAATGCGATGGCAGGACGTATGCCGGGTATTTTCTCTTACAATAAATCCGGTATGCCGGGTGTATCTTCCCCGATCACGATCCGTGGCGTCAATACACCCAACAATACAAATCCGACTTACGTCATCGACGGCGTTGTTCGTGAAAAAGCAGACTTCGATGCTTTGGATCCAAACACGATCGAGAACATTTCCGTATTGAAAGACGCAGCATCCGCTGCCGTTTATGGCTCTCGTGCCTCTAACGGCGTGATTGTCGTTTCGACAAAACGCGGTAAAAACCAAAAGCCTCAGTTTAGCTATTCAGGTCTATTCGGAACGGACCGTCCAACCCGCACACCGGAAGTGATGAACGCTTATGACCGGACTGTATATCTGAATAACCAATTCATGTATAATGGCATCCCGGAAACAGATTCCCGCTACTACACAGCCGACGAACAAGAATACTTCAAAACACACAGTACAAACTGGTTCGACCTCGCTTGGAAAAACCCGTTTACGACACAGCACAACCTAAGTGTCAACGGGGGTAGCGAACGTATCAATTACTTTATGTCAGCCGGTTATTACAGCCAGAGCGGAACATTCAACAACCTGGACTTCACACGTTACAGTTTCCGTTCGAATGTAGATGCCAAAGTTGCGGATAACTTTACGATCGGATTGGATGTGGACGGTAATATGAGCGACCAACGCACACCTTACTGGCCTCATGACTCTGATAAAGATTTGATGAACGATATGTATCGTGCCCTACTAAACTTCCCGACTACCGAGCCGGCCTATATAAACGGAAAGCCGAACGCAACCATCTACAACTGGAATATTCTGGAAGCAATCAACAACGGGCATGTTTCCAAAAAACATAACACACTGAACACGAAGTTAAGCGCCAAATGGGAAATTCCTTGGGTAGAAGGCTTGACAGCAAACGCGATGTTCAACTATCGCCGTTATTACGAGAATGAAAAACAGGTAGGAAAAGAGTATACCTTATATATACACGAAACGAGCGGCGGACATAACCACATCATCCGCGACGACGCCCCGGTTGTCGGCACACGTACGAGAACCGAAAACGGAAACTTCGTCCGAAAAGACTTCAACGAAACGAGCGCTTATACGCTAAACTTGCAATTAAACTATAACCGGACATTCGGCAAACACGACATCGGCGCCATGTTCCTCTATGAGCAATACGAAGAATGGGGTGATATGTTTTGGGCACAGCGCAAGCAATTGCTTTCATCTTCCCTTGAACAGCTATTCGCCGGAAGTGCGGACAGCCAGTGGAAAGATGCTGATGGTCACGAATCGGAAATTGGACGCATCGGTTACGTCGGCCGTGTGAACTACGGTTTCGACAACCGCTATCTATTAGAAGCCAACTTCCGTTACGACTCGTCCGTAAAATGGATTCCGGGCAAGCGTTGGGGATTTTTCCCGTCTGTTTCAGCCGGTTGGCGCGTGACTGAAGAAAATTTCTTCAAGCAGAACGAAAAACTGAACTTTATCAGTAATCTGAAATTACGTGCATCCTATGGTACATTAGGGAACGACGGAGGAGACGATGTTGCTTATTACCAATATTTAAGTAAATTTACAACAGGAACCAATGCCGTCTTCGGTTCAGGTGCAACCGGTATTCTACCGGGTGTTTATCCAAGCAAAGGCATCACTTGGGAAACAACCACGACAGCCGACGTCGGCTTTGACTTGGGATTGTGGAACGGACTGCTAAGCCTCGAATTTGATTACTTCCATAAGAAAACTTCAGATATCCTGATGGACCGTAAACGTACGATTCCGGGGACTTTCGGAGCCACATTACCGAAAGAGAACTACGCAGAGATGGTAAACCAGGGATGTGAGTTCATGTTGCGCCACGATAATAAGATCGGTAACTTCACATATTATGTATCCGGTAACTTCTCTTTCGCCCGCAACCATTACACGTATATCGACGAATCGGCAAACGCCTATGAATGGGAAATAAAGACAGGACGCCCGATCAACTTCATCACTGGCTACATCGCCGACGGTATCGCCCGTACGGATGAAGATTTAGCTGGACTGCCGCTCTATAACGGCGGATTCGAATGGTCGAAAGGCGATATTATCCTGAAAGATATCCACGGTGCAGGCGGCGTCGGAGGCCCTGACGGAGTTGTCGACGGTAACGACCAAGCCGTTCTTTCGCTCTACAGCAAAGACCCGGAAATCATCTACGGTATCAGTTTAGGAGGTGAATGGAAAGGTATCGACTTCACAGCCTTCTTCCAAGGCGTAGGCCATCGAAGCATCATGTTCCCGAACCGCGGCGATACCTGGACAGAACAGACCGTTCTGAACATATGGTCGGACGCTTATTCACCCGACAACACAGACGGTAAATATCCGCGCGTCGGTGGTACAGGCTCGAAAGGCGCCAACGGACAGGCTTCTTCATTCTGGTTGATGAACGGTAACTATTTCCGTTGCAAAAACATCGAGCTCGGCTATACGTTGCCGAAACAGTGGGTGAATTCGATCGGTGTAGATCGTTGCCGTGTCTACGTTTCAGGCACAAACCTGTTCGTATTCGACCACATCGGCATCTACGATCCCGAAAACAGCGGTGACCGTGGAGCTTATCAGTATCCGTTGACAAAAAGTTTCAACTTTGGTATCAATGTAAGTTTCTAA
- a CDS encoding RagB/SusD family nutrient uptake outer membrane protein, which translates to MKKIFITCAAILALFSSCTSVLDKEDLSSISEDKVWVDKTLTTAFLNALYVSIPSWDTAAADATDEATGGGNWTQGTTTPDNMSDTKDSAPTWYWPYSDIRNCNIFIQNAQNPEVCTIDRELADRLTYEARFIRAYLYFEMVKRYGGVPLITIPQEMTDDLYVKRNSTKECFDFIIDELKACAEGLPDSHSAEDLGRVTKGAAKAFLGRVFLFRASPQFNPNNNNEHWQTAYNYNKETLNYLIGQGHALYDDYGKLFLDEMNKEVIFAIRYENPTRTQKRDATVRPITFSMNNTGGNHPTQEVIDRFPTIDGGTYTYADWEKEGKDIFALWENRDKRFYATIVYQGVTYFNTVMELNENAQNDYAYGKNVGSKTGYYSRKAIDESLSVTDCQKSGTDYIDIRLAEVMLNYAEAAVEVGKTNEAFDMLKQIRKRAGINETSSNPEMKGKVYGLNPNMNQTEMREAVREERFIELLFEQKRLWDMRRWMIYDKLMNGQGKRHALVMNKQADNTYTTYLFDRDNTPMITNQNIYFLPMKRSEMSNNPNLEQTKGWENGTFDPQAGL; encoded by the coding sequence ATGAAAAAGATATTTATAACATGTGCTGCCATTCTGGCATTATTCTCTTCCTGCACCAGCGTACTGGATAAGGAAGACCTAAGTTCAATCTCGGAGGACAAGGTTTGGGTTGACAAAACGCTGACTACAGCTTTTCTCAATGCTTTATATGTTTCCATCCCAAGTTGGGATACGGCCGCGGCCGATGCGACCGACGAAGCGACGGGCGGAGGCAACTGGACACAGGGAACCACCACACCGGACAATATGAGTGACACGAAAGATTCCGCCCCGACCTGGTACTGGCCCTATTCTGACATCCGAAACTGCAATATTTTCATTCAGAATGCACAGAATCCCGAAGTCTGTACGATAGACCGTGAACTAGCCGACCGTCTGACTTACGAAGCCCGTTTCATTCGTGCTTACCTCTATTTCGAAATGGTCAAACGTTACGGTGGTGTCCCACTGATCACTATCCCGCAAGAAATGACGGACGACCTCTATGTGAAACGTAACTCTACAAAAGAATGTTTCGATTTCATTATCGACGAACTGAAAGCTTGTGCAGAAGGGTTGCCAGACTCTCATTCGGCTGAAGACTTGGGCCGCGTGACGAAAGGTGCAGCCAAGGCATTCCTCGGACGCGTATTCTTGTTCCGTGCTAGTCCACAGTTCAACCCGAACAACAACAACGAACATTGGCAAACCGCCTACAACTACAACAAAGAGACACTGAATTACCTGATCGGACAAGGCCATGCCTTGTATGATGATTACGGAAAACTGTTCCTAGATGAGATGAACAAAGAGGTAATTTTTGCCATCCGCTACGAAAACCCGACCCGCACACAGAAAAGAGATGCAACCGTCCGTCCGATCACGTTCTCGATGAACAACACCGGTGGTAACCACCCGACACAGGAAGTGATTGACCGCTTCCCTACTATAGACGGAGGGACTTACACCTATGCCGATTGGGAAAAGGAAGGCAAAGATATCTTCGCCTTGTGGGAAAATCGGGACAAACGTTTTTATGCGACAATCGTCTATCAGGGGGTGACTTATTTCAATACCGTAATGGAACTGAACGAAAATGCGCAAAACGACTATGCCTACGGCAAAAACGTCGGATCGAAAACCGGCTATTATTCCCGTAAAGCCATTGACGAAAGCCTTTCAGTGACAGACTGCCAAAAATCTGGAACCGACTATATTGACATTCGCCTGGCCGAAGTAATGCTGAACTATGCCGAAGCTGCCGTCGAGGTCGGAAAGACAAACGAAGCATTCGATATGTTGAAACAGATCCGCAAGCGTGCAGGCATCAATGAAACTAGTTCCAATCCGGAAATGAAAGGCAAAGTTTACGGATTGAACCCAAACATGAACCAGACGGAAATGCGTGAAGCAGTTCGCGAAGAACGTTTTATCGAATTGTTGTTCGAACAAAAACGTTTATGGGATATGCGCCGCTGGATGATCTACGACAAATTGATGAACGGGCAAGGCAAACGCCATGCCTTAGTGATGAACAAGCAGGCCGATAATACATACACGACCTATCTGTTCGACCGTGATAACACGCCGATGATCACCAACCAGAACATCTACTTCCTGCCGATGAAACGCAGCGAGATGAGTAACAATCCGAACCTGGAACAGACGAAAGGCTGGGAAAACGGGACGTTCGACCCGCAAGCTGGACTCTGA